From the genome of Acidobacteriota bacterium, one region includes:
- a CDS encoding DUF2165 domain-containing protein, whose translation MTLRISRVLLVATVAFYYTLIVFNNCTDYETNYQFVRHVMLMDTVFPGNHVMWRVIQSAWWQKAFYDGIIVWEAVAMVLCWVGSIGMLRELRGSVGAFHKAGRTAVAGLTAGLLLWLVVFLDVGGEWFLMWQSQSWNGQEAALRMFIVTGTVLLVVIIPESGSST comes from the coding sequence ATGACGCTGCGCATTTCCAGAGTGCTGCTCGTTGCTACCGTTGCTTTTTACTACACGTTGATTGTCTTCAACAACTGCACGGATTACGAGACGAATTATCAGTTTGTTCGCCACGTGATGTTGATGGATACAGTGTTCCCGGGAAACCATGTCATGTGGCGTGTGATTCAAAGCGCCTGGTGGCAGAAAGCGTTCTATGACGGAATTATTGTGTGGGAAGCGGTCGCAATGGTCCTGTGCTGGGTGGGAAGTATCGGGATGCTACGAGAATTGCGAGGATCTGTGGGCGCCTTCCACAAAGCCGGCAGGACAGCAGTGGCGGGCCTGACTGCCGGCCTGCTGCTGTGGCTGGTGGTCTTTCTCGACGTGGGCGGGGAATGGTTCTTGATGTGGCAATCCCAATCGTGGAACGGCCAGGAGGCAGCGCTTCGCATGTTCATTGTGACGGGCACCGTATTGCTCGTGGTTATCATTCCGGAAAGCGGGAGTTCGACATGA
- a CDS encoding VCBS repeat-containing protein has product MPVLYCNHLFSINREKARSSRRTFFKTATLVGSAFASFSIGRAAKTGKSRSRWRAHAVARLPGGYQVAAAEVDNSSRPDIFALSSEQNIVDWYQNPSWHARSVTTAAARNISLAPLFRPGYPTRGMALASGFNLDHAEEGGDIWWARPGASLDAEWSLTLIGRIPGSHRLHWADLDGDRRQELVVVPIVGAGSRPPDYSVPAQITWFEMPEALLTGHAAPASQQSSQWIPHLVDDSLTIVHGVHVIDWNGDGRDEVLTASTQGVSLFESTGQGVDLKWKRTLLTPGDQDERYHGASEIGVGKVHGQRFLATIEPWHGDKVVVYPGGNDEFSKRVVIDSSFNNGHALVCADLDGDGNDEIIAGYRGPGTSLYIYHATDESGSAWERETLDTGMAASCLAIADINGDGRPDIVAVGSSTANVKWYENLAF; this is encoded by the coding sequence ATGCCAGTGCTTTATTGCAATCACCTCTTCTCGATCAATCGCGAGAAGGCTCGTTCGTCACGGCGAACCTTTTTCAAGACGGCGACGCTCGTAGGTAGCGCATTTGCAAGTTTTTCGATTGGCCGCGCGGCAAAGACCGGAAAAAGTCGGTCTCGATGGCGCGCCCATGCCGTCGCGAGGCTTCCCGGCGGCTACCAGGTGGCCGCCGCAGAGGTCGATAACAGCAGCCGACCGGACATCTTCGCTCTCAGCTCGGAACAGAATATTGTTGACTGGTACCAGAACCCTTCGTGGCACGCCCGCTCCGTTACGACTGCAGCCGCGAGAAATATCAGCCTGGCGCCTTTGTTTCGTCCGGGATACCCAACGCGAGGCATGGCGCTCGCGAGCGGTTTTAACCTTGATCATGCTGAAGAGGGCGGCGATATCTGGTGGGCGCGGCCGGGGGCATCACTCGATGCCGAGTGGTCTCTCACACTGATCGGGCGAATTCCAGGGTCGCATCGGCTCCACTGGGCGGACCTTGACGGCGACCGGCGGCAGGAATTGGTGGTGGTTCCAATCGTGGGTGCGGGATCGAGGCCTCCTGATTATTCCGTCCCGGCGCAGATCACCTGGTTCGAGATGCCCGAAGCGTTATTGACGGGGCACGCTGCGCCAGCCAGCCAGCAATCAAGCCAGTGGATTCCGCACCTGGTTGATGATTCACTGACCATTGTGCATGGCGTTCACGTGATTGATTGGAACGGCGACGGCCGCGATGAAGTTCTAACGGCAAGCACGCAGGGTGTGAGCCTCTTCGAATCCACCGGCCAAGGTGTAGACCTCAAGTGGAAGCGGACACTTCTGACGCCGGGCGATCAAGATGAACGTTACCACGGCGCCAGCGAAATCGGCGTAGGCAAGGTCCATGGCCAGCGGTTTCTGGCCACCATCGAGCCCTGGCACGGCGACAAAGTGGTGGTCTATCCCGGCGGGAATGATGAGTTCTCAAAGCGTGTGGTGATTGATTCGAGCTTCAATAACGGGCACGCTCTGGTCTGCGCGGATCTCGACGGCGACGGCAACGACGAAATCATTGCCGGGTATCGCGGCCCGGGAACTTCGCTCTATATTTACCATGCCACCGATGAAAGCGGCAGCGCCTGGGAGCGCGAAACGCTTGACACAGGGATGGCGGCCTCTTGCCTGGCGATTGCAGACATCAACGGCGATGGCCGTCCGGACATTGTTGCCGTCGGCTCATCCACCGCCAACGTCAAGTGGTATGAAA